A part of Halobacillus shinanisalinarum genomic DNA contains:
- the hemL gene encoding glutamate-1-semialdehyde 2,1-aminomutase: MKNFERSTDAYKEAVDLMPGGVNSPVRAFKSVDMTPIFMEQGKGSKIYDIDGHEYVDYVLSWGPLILGHADDRVVESLKKVTELGTSFGAPTLIENKLAQLVIDRVPSIDMLRMVNSGTEATMSALRVARGYTERNKILKFEGNYHGHGDSLLIKAGSGVATLGLPDSPGVPESIAKNTITVPYNDIESVRYVFEQYGDDLAAVIIEPVSGNMGVVPPREEFLSELRTLTESNGTVLIFDEVMTGFRVGYNSAQGHFGVTPDMTCLGKVIGGGLPVGAYGGKREIMERVAPVGDIYQAGTLSGNPLAMTAGYETLTAMNENAYREINKKVDRLIEGFTAAAEKYQVPLTVNRAGSMVGFFFTGQAVTDFDTANQSNLDLFAKYYRGMIEEGIFLPPSQFEGMFLSLAHTDEDIEFTIRAAEKVFAKL; encoded by the coding sequence ATGAAAAACTTTGAACGATCTACGGATGCATATAAGGAGGCAGTGGATTTAATGCCAGGTGGTGTAAACTCACCGGTCCGTGCTTTTAAGTCTGTGGATATGACCCCTATTTTCATGGAACAGGGAAAAGGGTCGAAAATCTATGATATTGATGGTCACGAGTACGTAGATTATGTGCTAAGCTGGGGGCCATTAATTCTAGGTCATGCTGATGACCGTGTTGTGGAATCGCTAAAAAAAGTGACGGAACTTGGGACAAGTTTTGGTGCACCCACATTAATTGAAAATAAATTAGCTCAGCTTGTGATTGATCGTGTGCCATCCATTGATATGCTGCGTATGGTAAACTCTGGTACGGAGGCTACAATGAGTGCATTGAGAGTTGCACGTGGGTATACGGAGCGTAATAAAATCCTTAAGTTTGAAGGGAATTACCATGGTCATGGAGACTCGTTATTGATTAAAGCAGGCTCTGGTGTTGCAACACTAGGATTGCCCGATTCTCCAGGTGTACCTGAGTCGATTGCAAAAAATACGATTACCGTTCCTTACAATGATATCGAGAGCGTTCGATATGTATTTGAACAATACGGGGATGACCTGGCTGCTGTCATCATCGAGCCAGTATCCGGCAATATGGGTGTGGTTCCGCCGCGAGAAGAATTTTTAAGTGAGTTGCGTACATTAACCGAAAGTAATGGAACTGTACTTATTTTTGATGAGGTGATGACAGGTTTTCGTGTTGGTTACAATAGTGCACAAGGGCATTTCGGAGTAACTCCGGATATGACTTGCCTCGGTAAGGTGATCGGTGGAGGGCTGCCTGTAGGTGCTTATGGAGGTAAACGTGAGATCATGGAGCGTGTAGCCCCTGTTGGTGATATTTATCAAGCAGGAACATTATCAGGAAACCCATTAGCAATGACTGCAGGATACGAAACACTAACGGCTATGAATGAGAACGCCTATCGGGAAATTAATAAAAAGGTAGACCGCTTAATTGAAGGGTTTACTGCAGCGGCAGAAAAATACCAAGTTCCCCTCACAGTGAACCGTGCTGGATCTATGGTGGGCTTCTTCTTTACAGGTCAGGCTGTAACAGATTTTGATACAGCTAATCAATCTAACCTCGACTTATTTGCGAAGTACTATCGGGGGATGATTGAAGAAGGTATCTTTCTACCGCCGTCACAATTTGAAGGGATGTTTTTGTCCCTTGCCCACACGGATGAAGATATTGAATTTACCATTCGTGCGGCAGAAAAGGTTTTTGCCAAATTATAA
- the hemB gene encoding porphobilinogen synthase — protein MNDLQFKRHRRLRTTESMRSLVRETHLHKEDLIFPIFVVEGDGIKSPVESMPGVHHVSLDYLSEEMDELEQLGVRSVIVFGVPKEKDAVGTQAFHREGIVQQAIRHIKKHHSSLTVIADTCLCQYTDHGHCGVVRDGDIANDESLGYITKTAVSQAEAGADVIAPSNMMDGFVAAIRHGLDEAGYSQIPVMSYAVKYASAFYGPFRDAAHSTPQFGDRRAYQMDPANRLEAIREAESDVEEGADFLIVKPALSYLDIMREVKDRFNLPLVAYNVSGEYSMIKAAAKNGWVNEQEIVIEKLTSMKRAGADLIITYFAKDVARYLEQ, from the coding sequence ATGAATGATTTACAGTTTAAAAGACATCGCAGATTAAGAACAACGGAGTCAATGCGCTCCCTCGTTAGAGAAACACACCTTCATAAAGAAGATTTAATTTTCCCAATCTTTGTTGTAGAAGGGGATGGAATTAAAAGTCCTGTTGAGTCTATGCCAGGTGTTCATCACGTTTCACTAGACTATTTATCTGAAGAAATGGACGAGCTTGAGCAATTAGGGGTGCGTTCTGTTATCGTATTTGGTGTTCCCAAGGAAAAAGATGCGGTTGGTACGCAAGCCTTTCATAGGGAGGGAATCGTCCAACAAGCGATTCGGCATATAAAAAAACACCATTCTTCTTTGACGGTAATTGCTGATACGTGCTTATGTCAATATACCGATCATGGCCATTGTGGTGTGGTCAGGGATGGTGACATTGCTAACGATGAATCACTAGGATACATTACAAAAACAGCCGTGAGTCAAGCAGAAGCAGGAGCTGATGTGATTGCACCATCGAATATGATGGATGGTTTTGTTGCTGCGATTCGCCACGGGCTCGATGAAGCAGGTTACAGCCAAATTCCTGTTATGTCTTATGCTGTAAAATATGCTTCAGCCTTTTATGGTCCGTTCCGTGATGCTGCACATAGCACACCGCAATTTGGTGATCGCCGCGCTTATCAAATGGATCCGGCTAATCGCTTGGAAGCTATTCGTGAGGCGGAGTCTGATGTCGAAGAAGGAGCAGACTTCCTCATCGTTAAGCCAGCTCTATCTTACTTAGATATTATGAGGGAAGTAAAAGACCGTTTCAATTTACCGCTTGTAGCCTATAACGTGAGCGGGGAGTATTCAATGATTAAGGCCGCTGCTAAAAACGGCTGGGTAAATGAACAAGAAATAGTGATTGAGAAATTGACCTCTATGAAGCGGGCTGGGGCTGACTTAATTATTACTTATTTTGCTAAAGATGTTGCGCGTTATTTAGAGCAATAA
- a CDS encoding uroporphyrinogen-III synthase, with protein sequence MGPLEGKNILITRASSQSSSITREIEQKGGRVIHVPLLQFKLKDSVENKHILTKLHDFSWVFLTSSNGVKFFFELLSLYDVKIPRSCKWAVVGEKTAETLESYGVKPDFIPTNYRAVAMVEQFFERVGEPGKILFVRGNRSRKVLPHAFLQQQVFFQTVTVYDTLVVDDEDVLIRKLDQLDALTFTSPSTVEAFMQRIEKRQEEALHIPCFCIGPTTGEAAKSYGFQTVYIPEVYTIKTMIDKMAAHFDKRG encoded by the coding sequence ATGGGACCGCTAGAAGGGAAAAATATCCTGATTACAAGGGCATCTTCCCAATCTTCATCTATAACGAGGGAGATTGAACAAAAAGGCGGGAGAGTGATTCATGTCCCTCTCCTCCAGTTTAAATTGAAAGACTCAGTAGAAAATAAGCACATCCTTACTAAACTTCACGACTTCAGCTGGGTTTTTCTAACAAGCTCTAATGGCGTGAAGTTTTTTTTCGAACTGCTATCGCTTTATGACGTTAAAATTCCTCGCTCATGTAAATGGGCTGTTGTGGGTGAGAAAACGGCTGAAACGCTTGAATCATATGGGGTGAAACCTGATTTTATCCCAACAAACTATCGAGCAGTAGCAATGGTAGAACAGTTTTTCGAGCGAGTAGGAGAGCCAGGGAAAATATTATTTGTCCGTGGCAATCGATCAAGAAAAGTGCTGCCTCACGCTTTCTTGCAACAGCAGGTATTTTTCCAAACGGTTACGGTATATGATACGCTAGTAGTGGATGACGAGGATGTGCTGATACGAAAACTTGACCAGCTTGATGCGCTTACGTTTACTAGTCCTTCAACAGTGGAGGCATTTATGCAACGGATAGAAAAGCGTCAAGAAGAAGCGCTGCATATCCCCTGTTTCTGTATCGGGCCAACGACAGGAGAAGCAGCCAAGTCTTATGGGTTTCAAACAGTCTATATTCCAGAGGTATACACAATAAAAACTATGATTGACAAAATGGCTGCTCATTTTGATAAGAGAGGATAG
- the hemC gene encoding hydroxymethylbilane synthase: MRKIVIGSRKSNLAITQTEWVIEQLKRINPSYEFEIKRISTKGDQILDVTLNKVGGKGLFIKEIEQAMYNKEIDMAVHSMKDMPAIVAEGLTVASVPVREDHRDAFVSNDHVALKDLKEGAIVGTSSLRRGSQIKAIRPDLEIKWIRGNIDSRLQKLKNEEYDAIVLAAAGLKRMGWSDDLVTEYLEPDVCVPAVGQGALALQCREDDKELVEFLQQINHRYTETTVKAERKFLHDLNGGCQVPIGGYAYSQGDTITLTALVGKPDGTTILQETVTGKDPVAVGTEAAERLKKQGAQEIVDRAIEEYDQ; encoded by the coding sequence GTGCGAAAAATAGTAATAGGATCACGGAAAAGTAATTTAGCGATTACACAAACGGAATGGGTTATTGAGCAGTTAAAAAGAATAAATCCTTCTTATGAATTTGAAATCAAAAGAATCTCGACAAAGGGTGATCAAATCCTCGATGTTACGTTAAATAAAGTCGGGGGAAAAGGTTTGTTTATAAAAGAAATCGAACAAGCTATGTATAACAAGGAAATTGATATGGCTGTTCATAGCATGAAGGATATGCCTGCTATTGTAGCTGAGGGGTTAACGGTTGCTTCTGTCCCTGTCCGTGAAGATCATCGCGATGCCTTCGTATCCAATGACCACGTAGCTCTAAAGGACTTAAAAGAAGGGGCGATTGTCGGGACGAGCAGTTTGCGCCGCGGCTCACAAATTAAAGCCATTCGACCTGATCTTGAAATTAAATGGATTCGTGGAAACATTGATAGTCGTCTTCAAAAGCTTAAAAATGAAGAATATGATGCCATCGTGCTAGCAGCTGCCGGTCTTAAACGGATGGGCTGGAGTGATGACCTCGTAACTGAGTATTTAGAGCCTGATGTTTGTGTCCCTGCAGTAGGACAAGGAGCACTCGCTCTTCAATGCCGTGAAGATGATAAAGAACTGGTTGAGTTTCTTCAGCAAATCAATCACAGGTATACAGAGACCACTGTCAAGGCTGAACGTAAATTCCTTCATGATTTAAATGGCGGCTGTCAAGTTCCAATCGGCGGCTATGCTTATTCACAGGGAGATACAATTACGCTGACAGCTCTAGTAGGAAAGCCTGATGGTACAACGATTCTTCAAGAAACCGTGACAGGAAAAGACCCTGTGGCAGTAGGAACGGAGGCTGCAGAACGTCTTAAAAAACAAGGTGCTCAAGAGATTGTTGATCGGGCGATAGAGGAGTATGACCAGTAA
- the hemA gene encoding glutamyl-tRNA reductase, translating into MHILAVGLNYKTAPVEIREKLTFSDESLTEAMQKLNAQKSVLENVIISTCNRTEIYAVVDQLHTGRYYIKQFLADWFTIEKEDFSPFLSIYEADGAMEHLMRVTSGLDSMVLGETQILGQMKQVFSKAQEANTTGTIFNQLFKQTVTMAKKGHKDTGIGENAVSVSYAAVELARKIFGDLVHKHIVIIGAGKMGELAAKNLQGFGVKQVTVLNRTLSKAQVVADQFSGQADTMENLDAVLSSADIVISSTGSSEYVLTREQMEPIHRSRKGKPLFFVDIAVPRDLDPQMEELESVFLYDIDDLQGIVDANLAVRKQAAEEIEIMIEAEIVEFKEWLQTIGVIPVISALRAKAMGIQSETMSSIERKMPDLTEREKKVLRKHTKSIINQMLKDPILQAKELAAKPDAEESLRLFTQIFGIEDTVEEEAKEQEKRNNKPVKFDTEDAVSFPTLTQTVNS; encoded by the coding sequence ATGCACATTTTAGCTGTCGGACTCAATTATAAAACAGCCCCTGTGGAAATTCGGGAAAAACTTACATTTTCAGATGAGAGCTTAACTGAGGCAATGCAGAAGCTTAATGCCCAAAAAAGCGTGCTTGAAAATGTAATCATTTCTACATGCAATCGTACAGAAATCTACGCTGTTGTCGATCAGCTGCATACGGGGCGCTACTATATTAAACAATTTTTGGCTGATTGGTTTACTATTGAAAAAGAGGATTTCTCACCGTTTCTTTCTATTTATGAAGCGGACGGAGCTATGGAACATTTGATGCGTGTAACATCTGGTCTTGATTCCATGGTATTGGGAGAAACGCAAATCCTGGGGCAAATGAAGCAAGTTTTTTCGAAAGCTCAAGAAGCCAACACAACGGGAACAATATTCAATCAATTATTTAAGCAAACCGTAACAATGGCTAAGAAAGGACATAAAGACACAGGTATTGGGGAAAATGCTGTGTCCGTTAGTTATGCAGCTGTTGAATTAGCTCGCAAAATTTTTGGTGACCTGGTTCATAAACATATCGTTATTATCGGTGCAGGAAAAATGGGTGAACTTGCCGCGAAGAACCTTCAAGGCTTTGGTGTTAAACAAGTAACCGTTCTTAATCGTACATTATCGAAAGCTCAAGTAGTCGCTGATCAATTTAGTGGACAAGCAGATACGATGGAAAATCTAGATGCCGTTCTTTCAAGTGCTGATATTGTAATTAGTTCAACAGGATCAAGTGAGTATGTTCTAACACGCGAACAAATGGAACCTATCCACCGCTCTAGAAAAGGAAAGCCGCTTTTCTTCGTAGATATTGCTGTACCAAGGGACCTTGATCCACAAATGGAAGAACTTGAAAGTGTCTTCCTCTATGACATTGATGATTTACAAGGAATTGTTGATGCGAACTTAGCTGTTCGTAAACAAGCGGCCGAGGAAATCGAAATCATGATTGAAGCTGAAATTGTAGAATTTAAGGAATGGCTTCAAACGATCGGGGTAATCCCTGTTATTTCTGCGCTTCGGGCGAAGGCGATGGGAATTCAATCTGAAACAATGAGCAGTATTGAAAGAAAAATGCCTGATTTGACGGAACGTGAAAAGAAAGTTTTGCGTAAGCATACCAAAAGTATCATTAATCAGATGCTTAAAGACCCTATTCTTCAGGCGAAAGAACTTGCTGCGAAGCCTGACGCTGAAGAATCCTTGCGTCTCTTCACACAAATCTTTGGAATTGAAGATACAGTGGAGGAGGAAGCGAAGGAACAGGAGAAAAGAAATAATAAGCCCGTAAAGTTTGATACAGAAGATGCTGTATCCTTTCCCACACTTACTCAAACTGTAAATTCATAG
- a CDS encoding LiaI-LiaF-like domain-containing protein yields MKKPDSFAGFLLIGLGLYFLIRQFNIPYLNPFYSWTTLLIIIGIAFLLHSYLTREYSNIFTGALLLGLGIHFHGRTHYAFWIDHWGVYPLLVGAALILRSLKTKSGWIPGFILIGVALFALLSTPNPGWFHFIYLLFNWIESFWPVILIGFGIYLLNKKK; encoded by the coding sequence ATGAAGAAGCCAGATTCTTTCGCAGGTTTCTTATTAATTGGTCTTGGTTTATATTTTCTTATACGTCAGTTTAATATTCCCTATTTGAACCCTTTTTACTCATGGACGACCTTACTTATTATTATTGGTATCGCCTTTTTATTACATAGTTACCTGACTAGGGAATACTCTAATATTTTTACTGGCGCCTTGCTGCTTGGATTAGGTATTCACTTTCATGGTCGAACTCATTATGCATTCTGGATTGATCACTGGGGGGTGTACCCTCTTCTCGTAGGGGCAGCGCTCATACTTAGGTCTCTTAAAACAAAATCAGGCTGGATCCCCGGATTCATATTAATTGGTGTAGCTTTGTTTGCCCTGCTGTCTACTCCCAATCCTGGATGGTTCCATTTTATATATCTGTTATTTAATTGGATTGAAAGTTTCTGGCCCGTTATTTTAATTGGCTTTGGTATCTATTTGCTTAATAAAAAGAAATAA
- a CDS encoding amino acid ABC transporter ATP-binding protein produces MTEAKEMIRVDKLNKYFGDLHVLKDIDFKVKESEVVVLIGASGSGKSTMLRCLNFLELRNSGEVTIRGEDVDPKKDNLNVVRQKVGMVFQHFNLFPHKTVLENVTEAPIQVKKASKAEALKVGKQLLKKVGLEDKANSYPSRLSGGQKQRVAIARALAMKPEIMLFDEPTSALDPELVGEVLQTMKDLAKEGMTMVVVTHEMGFAREVADRVVYIHEGRIVETGHPHNIFDHPKEDRTKAFLGSIL; encoded by the coding sequence TTGACTGAAGCTAAAGAAATGATTCGCGTAGATAAACTAAATAAATATTTTGGGGATCTACACGTTCTTAAAGATATTGATTTTAAGGTGAAGGAAAGTGAGGTAGTTGTTTTAATAGGGGCTAGTGGTTCAGGAAAGAGTACCATGCTTCGCTGCTTGAATTTTCTTGAACTCAGAAACAGTGGGGAAGTGACCATCAGAGGAGAAGATGTTGACCCTAAAAAAGATAATTTAAATGTGGTGAGACAAAAAGTAGGTATGGTTTTCCAACATTTTAACTTGTTCCCACATAAAACAGTGTTAGAGAATGTGACAGAAGCGCCAATCCAAGTAAAGAAGGCTTCAAAAGCTGAAGCGTTAAAAGTAGGAAAGCAGCTGCTTAAAAAAGTTGGTTTGGAAGATAAAGCAAATAGTTATCCTTCACGTTTATCGGGCGGGCAGAAGCAACGTGTTGCTATTGCAAGAGCACTTGCCATGAAACCTGAGATTATGCTGTTTGATGAGCCGACTTCTGCGCTTGATCCAGAGCTAGTAGGCGAAGTTCTGCAGACAATGAAGGACTTGGCTAAAGAGGGGATGACGATGGTTGTTGTAACTCATGAAATGGGTTTCGCTCGGGAAGTAGCTGATCGAGTTGTCTATATACATGAGGGCAGAATTGTTGAAACAGGTCATCCGCACAATATTTTCGATCATCCAAAAGAAGACAGAACGAAAGCATTTCTAGGCTCTATTTTGTAG
- a CDS encoding amino acid ABC transporter permease: MEYSGFWDALVESRGLFVEAAFMTLRLTAVSIFMAVFIGLFFALLKISTFKPLGWLANVYIYIVRGTPLIVQIFVFYYGLTEIWMMSGFWAVSLGLAFHNGAYIAEIFRGSIQSIGKGQTEAGRSLGMSHSLTMSRIILPQALRRALPPLGNQFIIGLKDSSLAAFVGVAEIFAVATTQGANTFDYMTWLLVSAVYYLILVFLLTIVVSLVEKKLAVSD, translated from the coding sequence ATGGAATATAGTGGATTTTGGGATGCTTTAGTTGAAAGCCGGGGCCTCTTTGTTGAAGCTGCATTTATGACATTAAGACTTACAGCAGTTTCAATATTCATGGCCGTTTTCATAGGTCTATTCTTTGCTTTACTAAAAATTTCAACCTTCAAACCATTGGGGTGGCTGGCTAATGTATACATTTATATTGTTCGAGGCACCCCACTAATTGTCCAAATCTTTGTATTCTACTATGGACTTACTGAAATATGGATGATGAGCGGTTTTTGGGCTGTCTCTCTCGGTCTCGCATTCCATAATGGAGCTTATATTGCCGAAATATTTCGTGGGTCGATCCAGTCAATTGGAAAAGGGCAAACAGAGGCGGGCCGCTCACTAGGTATGAGTCATTCATTAACGATGAGTCGGATTATCTTGCCTCAAGCTCTAAGACGAGCATTGCCACCGTTAGGAAACCAGTTTATCATTGGATTAAAGGATTCATCTCTAGCAGCTTTTGTTGGAGTAGCAGAAATCTTTGCTGTCGCTACGACGCAGGGAGCGAATACATTTGACTATATGACCTGGTTACTCGTTAGTGCGGTCTATTATTTGATCCTTGTATTCCTGCTTACGATTGTAGTCAGTCTAGTCGAAAAGAAATTAGCTGTAAGTGATTAA
- a CDS encoding transporter substrate-binding domain-containing protein, which translates to MKKILFTLFLGTLMFFTLVACGSGNEEKASSDSNTSGESSAGYDIVEQGKLTFAASGEFRPFSMTTGGEMTGFDIDVGNAVAKELGLEPVQEKSKFAAIVEGVKSGRYDIAVASHTITEERAKEVDFSTPYYYSGAQIFTRPDSNSETLEDLEDLEIAVSKGSTYVKFAEKVTDKIKVYDSDVVALQALAKGRHDAVITDFLTGKEAIGEGLKVRGKKIIDRSDQAIAVAKGNDKLLEDINAALKTLRENGTLEKISKKYFSDDITTVPE; encoded by the coding sequence ATGAAAAAAATATTATTTACATTATTCCTGGGTACTCTTATGTTCTTCACGCTCGTTGCTTGTGGAAGCGGCAATGAAGAAAAAGCTTCATCAGATTCAAACACTTCAGGTGAATCTTCTGCTGGATATGACATTGTTGAACAAGGAAAGTTAACGTTTGCTGCATCTGGGGAATTTCGCCCATTTAGTATGACAACTGGCGGCGAGATGACGGGGTTTGATATTGATGTTGGAAATGCAGTGGCAAAAGAGCTTGGCTTAGAACCGGTTCAGGAAAAATCTAAATTTGCCGCCATTGTAGAGGGGGTTAAATCTGGACGCTATGATATTGCGGTAGCTAGCCACACCATTACAGAAGAACGTGCCAAAGAGGTAGACTTCTCCACCCCTTACTATTATTCAGGTGCACAAATTTTCACCAGACCAGATAGCAACAGCGAAACATTAGAGGATTTAGAAGACCTTGAAATAGCTGTATCAAAAGGCTCGACCTACGTTAAATTTGCTGAAAAAGTAACGGATAAAATAAAAGTATATGATAGCGATGTTGTTGCCTTGCAGGCGCTTGCGAAAGGTCGGCATGATGCTGTCATTACCGACTTCCTTACAGGAAAAGAGGCGATTGGAGAAGGGCTTAAAGTCAGAGGAAAGAAAATCATTGATCGCAGTGACCAAGCGATAGCTGTTGCAAAAGGTAATGATAAACTGCTGGAAGATATTAATGCTGCATTAAAGACACTTAGGGAAAATGGTACGCTTGAAAAGATAAGTAAAAAGTACTTTAGCGATGATATAACAACTGTACCTGAGTAG
- a CDS encoding transposase, which yields MDGYKKNSHAVYDVKRSSRLLQDQFPELKKKYWGQHLWARGYFCVTVGTVDEETIRNYIANQFRIEE from the coding sequence ATGGACGGATATAAGAAGAATAGTCATGCAGTCTATGATGTCAAGAGATCATCAAGACTTCTTCAGGATCAATTCCCTGAACTGAAAAAGAAATACTGGGGACAACACTTATGGGCGAGGGGTTATTTCTGTGTCACAGTTGGAACGGTGGATGAAGAAACAATAAGAAATTATATTGCAAATCAGTTTAGGATTGAAGAATGA